Proteins encoded together in one Quercus lobata isolate SW786 chromosome 3, ValleyOak3.0 Primary Assembly, whole genome shotgun sequence window:
- the LOC115981965 gene encoding putative disease resistance protein RGA3 isoform X2, with the protein MAWALVSAIKDQLSSLITTEFTSIANVKGEVQKLESKFHTIQAMLNDAEKRQVKEEAVKLWLDKLKDVSYQMDDVLDEWNTAMIKAEIEKQQKDDAEKAETSSAAKKRKVWPLISVPTLLQHRDIAHKIKELNEKLDEIDREGEVYTFALTRGNEEVERPRTTSFVDVSEILGRDKVRDDLVSILLGKGSEEVRNPHVISLVGMGGIGKTTLAQLAYNDNEVKAHFEIKVWVCVSDPFDQCKVAKEILESIEHQSPNLTALQSLLDRICNKVRGKKFLLIFDDVWTEDSTMWEPFRFALKSVAQGSRIIVTTRKSKVAEIMGRGSMINLEVLSKEDCWLVFKKIAFFNRDPRQCEQLEGLSRQIVEKCKGLPLAAKTLGSLMQFKRSIEEWRRVLDSNLWELEVGEIESLYAPLLLSYYDLSSPLRRCFSFCAVFPKDYVFSSGELVFMWMAQGYINSKTNMEMEIIAREYFENLAIRSFFQDFKKDENDGQIITCKMHDIVHDFAQLMSKNVCFTINSNIGLETDYKTACHLELEIYKEAQFPESIYSAKNLRTLIFVNRSDYMLSTLFQHFRCLRILTLDFKSGGIVWNLPNAVENFIHLRYLNLVNYCGDALPETICNLCNLQILKIIIDGNKFQKLPQGMSKLINLRHFNLSFRNNCLNVKFPRGFGRLTSLRTLYHFIVNGKDDSERCKLGELINLNHLKTLVISGLGSEVDECEAMNAQLKKKINLHTLILMFKEWDGEEITRKKDALVLDALEPPPNLEYLRIVSYKAPIMFPNWMMSLTNLKELGINDSSLECLPPLGKLPFLKSLNMWYVKRLKKLGVEFMGIEESEKKEKGDIIIPLFPNLISLSFEKVYNWEEWNGIEEEEDCIRRFTIMPRLQDLRIHYCEELKSLPNFLCTTPLQKLEIRICPILKEHCKRGTGKEWPKISHIPNIWIDRFYVQRDGRENEAEPKFWPFH; encoded by the exons ATGGCTTGGGCTCTTGTTTCTGCAATCAAGGACCAGCTTAGTTCTCTCATTACTACAGAGTTCACGTCGATTGCTAATGTCAAGGGAGAAGTCCAGAAGCTTGAAAGCAAATTCCACACCATCCAGGCAATGCTCAACGATGCAGAGAAACGGCAAGTGAAGGAGGAAGCTGTGAAGCTTTGGTTAGATAAGCTCAAAGACGTATCCTACCAGATGGACGACGTGTTGGATGAGTGGAACACTGCCATGATCAAAGCAGAGATTgagaaacaacaaaaagatGATGCAGAAAAAGCTGAAACTAGCAGTGCTGCTAAGAAAAGGAAGGTATGGCCCCTCATCTCAGTTCCTACTCTTTTGCAGCATCGTGATATTGCTCATAAGATAAAAGAACTTAATGAAAAATTAGATGAGATTGACAGAGAGGGAGAGGTGTACACGTTTGCATTGACTAGGGGCAATGAAGAAGTTGAGAGACCAAGAACAACTTCCTTTGTTGATGTGTCTGAAATTCTTGGTCGTGATAAAGTTAGGGATGATCTAGTGAGCATCCTATTGGGCAAGGGTAGTGAAGAAGTAAGAAACCCCCATGTCATCTCTTTAGTGGGCATGGGTGGTATTGGAAAAACTACTCTTGCCCAACTAGCCTATAATGATAATGAGGTGAAGGCACATTTTGAGATAAAagtgtgggtttgtgtttctgaCCCTTTCGATCAGTGCAAGGTGGCCAAAGAAATCCTTGAATCTATTGAACATCAATCCCCCAACTTGACTGCATTGCAAAGTCTATTGGATAGAATTTGCAATAAAGTTAGGGGAAAGAAGTTTCTTCTTATCTTTGATGATGTGTGGACGGAAGACTCCACAATGTGGGAGCCATTCAGATTTGCACTCAAATCTGTTGCCCAAGGCAGTAGAATTATAGTCACCACACGGAAAAGCAAAGTTGCGGAGATTATGGGACGTGGGAGCATGATTAATTTGGAGGTATTGTCtaaagaagattgttggttggtgtttaaaaaaatagcattttttaatAGGGATCCTAGGCAATGTGAGCAACTAGAAGGCCTCAGTAGGCAAATAGTAGAAAAGTGCAAAGGCTTGCCACTTGCTGCAAAGACTCTAGGAAGTCTAATGCAGTTCAAGAGAAGTATAGAAGAATGGAGGAGAGTTTTGGATAGCAATTTGTGGGAATTAGAAGTTGGGGAAATAGAAAGTCTTTATGCACCGTTGTTACTGAGTTATTATGATTTATCCTCACCATTGAGACGATGCTTCTCATTTTGTGCTGTTTTTCCAAAAGATTATGTCTTTTCTAGCGGTGAGTTGGTATTTATGTGGATGGCACAAGGATATATCAACTCGAAGACAAATATGGAGATGGAAATCATTGCTAGAGAGTACTTTGAAAATTTAGCCATACGATCTTTCTTCCAAGATTTTAAGAAAGATGAAAATGATGGCCAAATAATAACGTGCAAAATGCATGACATAGTGCATGACTTTGCCCAATTAATGTCAAAAAATGTATGCTTCACAATCAATTCTAACATAGGGTTGGAAACTGATTATAAAACTGCCTGCCATTTGGAGTTAGAAATTTACAAAGAAGCCCAATTTCCTGAGTCCATTTATAGTGCAAAAAATTTGCGCACCCTCATTTTTGTAAATCGAAGTGATTATATGTTGTCTACTTTATTTCAGCATTTTAGATGTTTACGAATATTAACTTTGGATTTTAAATCTGGTGGTATAGTGTGGAATCTTCCAAATGCTGTGGAAAATTTCATACATTTGAGGTATCTCAATTTAGTCAATTATTGTGGAGATGCATTGCCTGAAACCATTTGTAATCTTTGcaatttacaaattttgaaaattataattgatggCAACAAGTTCCAAAAGTTGCCACAGGGAATGAGTAAACTAATTAACCTGAGACATTTTAATTTGAGCTTCAGAAATAATTGTTTAAATGTAAAGTTTCCAAGAGGGTTTGGGAGATTGACTTCTCTTAGAACATTATATCATTTCATCGTAAATGGTAAGGATGATAGCGAAAGATGTAAATTGGgagaattaataaatttgaaccACCTGAAGACTCTTGTAATATCTGGGTTGGGAAGCGAGGTAGATGAATGCGAGGCCATGAATGCACaactgaagaagaagataaaccTTCATACTTTGATTCTAATGTTTAAAGAATGGGATGGTGAGGAAATAACAAGGAAGAAAGATGCATTGGTTCTGGATGCCTTAGAGCCACCTCCTAACTTGGAATATTTACGTATTGTAAGTTACAAGGCACCGATAATGTTTCCTAATTGGATGATGTCCTTAACCAATTTAAAAGAACTTGGAATTAACGATTCATCTTTAGAGTGTTTGCCTCCTTTGGGGAAACTTCCATTCCTCAAATCATTAAATATGTGGTATGTTAAAAGATTGAAAAAGTTAGGGGTTGAATTTATGGGAATAGAAGAATCCGAAAAGAAGGAGAAAGGCGATATAATAATACCACTATTCCCAAATTTGATATCTCTCTCATTTGAGAAAGTCTATAACTGGGAAGAATGGAATgggattgaagaagaagaagactgtATCAGAAGATTCACTATTATGCCACGTCTTCAAGATTTGAGAATTCACTACTGCGAAGAGTTAAAGTCGCTGCCAAACTTCCTTTGTACAACTCCATTACAAAAATTGGAGATTCGTATTTGTCCAATTCTGAAGGAACACTGCAAAAGAGGGACAGGAAAGGAGTGGCCCAAGATTTCCCACATTCCTAACATATGGATTGATAGGTTCTATGTGCAAAGAGACGGTCGAGAAAATGAGGCAGAGCCAAAG TTTTGGCCCTTTCACTAG
- the LOC115981965 gene encoding putative disease resistance protein RGA3 isoform X1, which yields MAWALVSAIKDQLSSLITTEFTSIANVKGEVQKLESKFHTIQAMLNDAEKRQVKEEAVKLWLDKLKDVSYQMDDVLDEWNTAMIKAEIEKQQKDDAEKAETSSAAKKRKVWPLISVPTLLQHRDIAHKIKELNEKLDEIDREGEVYTFALTRGNEEVERPRTTSFVDVSEILGRDKVRDDLVSILLGKGSEEVRNPHVISLVGMGGIGKTTLAQLAYNDNEVKAHFEIKVWVCVSDPFDQCKVAKEILESIEHQSPNLTALQSLLDRICNKVRGKKFLLIFDDVWTEDSTMWEPFRFALKSVAQGSRIIVTTRKSKVAEIMGRGSMINLEVLSKEDCWLVFKKIAFFNRDPRQCEQLEGLSRQIVEKCKGLPLAAKTLGSLMQFKRSIEEWRRVLDSNLWELEVGEIESLYAPLLLSYYDLSSPLRRCFSFCAVFPKDYVFSSGELVFMWMAQGYINSKTNMEMEIIAREYFENLAIRSFFQDFKKDENDGQIITCKMHDIVHDFAQLMSKNVCFTINSNIGLETDYKTACHLELEIYKEAQFPESIYSAKNLRTLIFVNRSDYMLSTLFQHFRCLRILTLDFKSGGIVWNLPNAVENFIHLRYLNLVNYCGDALPETICNLCNLQILKIIIDGNKFQKLPQGMSKLINLRHFNLSFRNNCLNVKFPRGFGRLTSLRTLYHFIVNGKDDSERCKLGELINLNHLKTLVISGLGSEVDECEAMNAQLKKKINLHTLILMFKEWDGEEITRKKDALVLDALEPPPNLEYLRIVSYKAPIMFPNWMMSLTNLKELGINDSSLECLPPLGKLPFLKSLNMWYVKRLKKLGVEFMGIEESEKKEKGDIIIPLFPNLISLSFEKVYNWEEWNGIEEEEDCIRRFTIMPRLQDLRIHYCEELKSLPNFLCTTPLQKLEIRICPILKEHCKRGTGKEWPKISHIPNIWIDRFYVQRDGRENEAEPKVHDFSFKLRFLDDDGER from the exons ATGGCTTGGGCTCTTGTTTCTGCAATCAAGGACCAGCTTAGTTCTCTCATTACTACAGAGTTCACGTCGATTGCTAATGTCAAGGGAGAAGTCCAGAAGCTTGAAAGCAAATTCCACACCATCCAGGCAATGCTCAACGATGCAGAGAAACGGCAAGTGAAGGAGGAAGCTGTGAAGCTTTGGTTAGATAAGCTCAAAGACGTATCCTACCAGATGGACGACGTGTTGGATGAGTGGAACACTGCCATGATCAAAGCAGAGATTgagaaacaacaaaaagatGATGCAGAAAAAGCTGAAACTAGCAGTGCTGCTAAGAAAAGGAAGGTATGGCCCCTCATCTCAGTTCCTACTCTTTTGCAGCATCGTGATATTGCTCATAAGATAAAAGAACTTAATGAAAAATTAGATGAGATTGACAGAGAGGGAGAGGTGTACACGTTTGCATTGACTAGGGGCAATGAAGAAGTTGAGAGACCAAGAACAACTTCCTTTGTTGATGTGTCTGAAATTCTTGGTCGTGATAAAGTTAGGGATGATCTAGTGAGCATCCTATTGGGCAAGGGTAGTGAAGAAGTAAGAAACCCCCATGTCATCTCTTTAGTGGGCATGGGTGGTATTGGAAAAACTACTCTTGCCCAACTAGCCTATAATGATAATGAGGTGAAGGCACATTTTGAGATAAAagtgtgggtttgtgtttctgaCCCTTTCGATCAGTGCAAGGTGGCCAAAGAAATCCTTGAATCTATTGAACATCAATCCCCCAACTTGACTGCATTGCAAAGTCTATTGGATAGAATTTGCAATAAAGTTAGGGGAAAGAAGTTTCTTCTTATCTTTGATGATGTGTGGACGGAAGACTCCACAATGTGGGAGCCATTCAGATTTGCACTCAAATCTGTTGCCCAAGGCAGTAGAATTATAGTCACCACACGGAAAAGCAAAGTTGCGGAGATTATGGGACGTGGGAGCATGATTAATTTGGAGGTATTGTCtaaagaagattgttggttggtgtttaaaaaaatagcattttttaatAGGGATCCTAGGCAATGTGAGCAACTAGAAGGCCTCAGTAGGCAAATAGTAGAAAAGTGCAAAGGCTTGCCACTTGCTGCAAAGACTCTAGGAAGTCTAATGCAGTTCAAGAGAAGTATAGAAGAATGGAGGAGAGTTTTGGATAGCAATTTGTGGGAATTAGAAGTTGGGGAAATAGAAAGTCTTTATGCACCGTTGTTACTGAGTTATTATGATTTATCCTCACCATTGAGACGATGCTTCTCATTTTGTGCTGTTTTTCCAAAAGATTATGTCTTTTCTAGCGGTGAGTTGGTATTTATGTGGATGGCACAAGGATATATCAACTCGAAGACAAATATGGAGATGGAAATCATTGCTAGAGAGTACTTTGAAAATTTAGCCATACGATCTTTCTTCCAAGATTTTAAGAAAGATGAAAATGATGGCCAAATAATAACGTGCAAAATGCATGACATAGTGCATGACTTTGCCCAATTAATGTCAAAAAATGTATGCTTCACAATCAATTCTAACATAGGGTTGGAAACTGATTATAAAACTGCCTGCCATTTGGAGTTAGAAATTTACAAAGAAGCCCAATTTCCTGAGTCCATTTATAGTGCAAAAAATTTGCGCACCCTCATTTTTGTAAATCGAAGTGATTATATGTTGTCTACTTTATTTCAGCATTTTAGATGTTTACGAATATTAACTTTGGATTTTAAATCTGGTGGTATAGTGTGGAATCTTCCAAATGCTGTGGAAAATTTCATACATTTGAGGTATCTCAATTTAGTCAATTATTGTGGAGATGCATTGCCTGAAACCATTTGTAATCTTTGcaatttacaaattttgaaaattataattgatggCAACAAGTTCCAAAAGTTGCCACAGGGAATGAGTAAACTAATTAACCTGAGACATTTTAATTTGAGCTTCAGAAATAATTGTTTAAATGTAAAGTTTCCAAGAGGGTTTGGGAGATTGACTTCTCTTAGAACATTATATCATTTCATCGTAAATGGTAAGGATGATAGCGAAAGATGTAAATTGGgagaattaataaatttgaaccACCTGAAGACTCTTGTAATATCTGGGTTGGGAAGCGAGGTAGATGAATGCGAGGCCATGAATGCACaactgaagaagaagataaaccTTCATACTTTGATTCTAATGTTTAAAGAATGGGATGGTGAGGAAATAACAAGGAAGAAAGATGCATTGGTTCTGGATGCCTTAGAGCCACCTCCTAACTTGGAATATTTACGTATTGTAAGTTACAAGGCACCGATAATGTTTCCTAATTGGATGATGTCCTTAACCAATTTAAAAGAACTTGGAATTAACGATTCATCTTTAGAGTGTTTGCCTCCTTTGGGGAAACTTCCATTCCTCAAATCATTAAATATGTGGTATGTTAAAAGATTGAAAAAGTTAGGGGTTGAATTTATGGGAATAGAAGAATCCGAAAAGAAGGAGAAAGGCGATATAATAATACCACTATTCCCAAATTTGATATCTCTCTCATTTGAGAAAGTCTATAACTGGGAAGAATGGAATgggattgaagaagaagaagactgtATCAGAAGATTCACTATTATGCCACGTCTTCAAGATTTGAGAATTCACTACTGCGAAGAGTTAAAGTCGCTGCCAAACTTCCTTTGTACAACTCCATTACAAAAATTGGAGATTCGTATTTGTCCAATTCTGAAGGAACACTGCAAAAGAGGGACAGGAAAGGAGTGGCCCAAGATTTCCCACATTCCTAACATATGGATTGATAGGTTCTATGTGCAAAGAGACGGTCGAGAAAATGAGGCAGAGCCAAAG GTTCATGATTTTAGCTTCAAGTTGAGATTTTTGGATGACGATGGTGAAAGATGA